A region from the Desulfurobacterium pacificum genome encodes:
- a CDS encoding nitrilase-related carbon-nitrogen hydrolase, with protein sequence MEGSYLKKTFKAACIQFETEDGNFEKNYNKFLSLFNLTENAQLIVLPELFLTGFCYDKLTEAAVFSEKVVSHILEFSKGLNAVFVYTVIEKVNNSFFNSVHVVENGNVLLSRPKIKLFSPMKEDKYFKPGSIKDLKAVKTSIGTIAPIVCFELRFFELFLKLLQQEAEIFTVSAQWGKARKEHWEILTIARAIETQRFVVAANGSGKMAGCSAIIDPWGRTLAKTYDGNSMISAQIELFKIKQVEKKLPIKREEIL encoded by the coding sequence ATGGAAGGAAGCTACTTGAAGAAAACCTTTAAAGCAGCCTGTATCCAATTTGAAACCGAAGATGGAAACTTTGAAAAAAACTACAACAAATTCCTGTCCCTCTTTAACTTAACAGAAAACGCACAACTCATAGTCCTGCCAGAACTCTTCCTCACAGGCTTCTGCTACGACAAACTAACCGAAGCCGCCGTCTTCAGCGAAAAAGTCGTATCTCACATATTAGAATTTTCCAAAGGCTTAAACGCAGTTTTTGTTTACACCGTAATAGAAAAAGTAAATAATTCATTCTTCAATTCCGTTCACGTAGTTGAAAACGGCAATGTCTTACTATCAAGACCGAAAATCAAACTATTTTCACCGATGAAAGAAGACAAATACTTTAAACCAGGCAGCATAAAAGACCTTAAAGCAGTAAAAACTTCAATAGGAACAATAGCCCCAATCGTATGTTTTGAACTGAGGTTCTTTGAACTCTTTTTAAAACTCTTACAACAGGAAGCGGAAATCTTCACCGTTTCTGCCCAGTGGGGAAAGGCAAGAAAGGAACACTGGGAAATTCTCACAATTGCAAGAGCCATAGAAACCCAGCGCTTCGTCGTAGCTGCAAACGGAAGCGGCAAAATGGCAGGATGTTCAGCAATAATAGACCCCTGGGGAAGAACTCTGGCAAAAACCTACGATGGAAACAGTATGATTTCTGCCCAAATAGAACTTTTTAAAATAAAACAGGTAGAGAAAAAACTTCCTATAAAAAGGGAGGAAATCCTATGA
- the rplT gene encoding 50S ribosomal protein L20: protein MRVKYSPRRKRRKKLKKLTKGYFGGRSRLYRTMKIAVMKSLFYAYQHRRLKKRDFRKLWIMRINAAVRPFGINYSRFIHGLKKAGIELDRKILADLAVRDPEAFAAIVEKAKAALNQ from the coding sequence ATGAGAGTAAAGTACAGCCCAAGAAGGAAGAGAAGGAAAAAGCTAAAAAAACTGACGAAAGGTTACTTTGGTGGCAGGTCCCGTCTTTACAGAACTATGAAGATTGCTGTTATGAAGTCTCTCTTTTACGCTTATCAGCACAGAAGGTTAAAGAAGAGAGACTTCAGAAAGCTGTGGATTATGAGAATTAACGCTGCTGTTAGACCGTTTGGCATCAATTACAGCAGATTTATTCATGGTCTTAAGAAAGCCGGAATTGAGCTTGACAGAAAAATCTTGGCTGACCTTGCAGTTAGAGACCCTGAAGCTTTTGCTGCAATTGTTGAAAAAGCCAAAGCTGCTCTAAATCAATAA
- the purT gene encoding formate-dependent phosphoribosylglycinamide formyltransferase translates to MKIGTPLSHNATKILLLGSGELGKEFTIEALRLGIEVIAVDSYPNAPAQQVAQRSYVIDMKDGRQIKNIVYREKPDFIVPEIEAIDTDTLLELEKKGFNVVPSAKATKYTMDRISIRRLAAEELGLKTSAYRFASDIETYRKAVKEIGLPVVVKPVMSSSGKGQSIVRNEDEIDRAFHYAQENARGKGSEVIIEEFINFDFEITLLTVRTKNQGTLFCEPIGHVQVDGDYHESWQPQPMSETALKKAQEMAKAVTDALGGYGIFGCEFFVKGDTVWFSEVSPRPHDTGMVTMASQNMSEFELHLRAILGLPIKIKMLSPGASYCFHAKTHNVAPAYEGLAEALGEEDVWVRIFGKPTTRPKRRMGVAVARAETVEEARRKAKRAAMAMKVIENEL, encoded by the coding sequence ATGAAAATAGGAACACCACTTTCTCACAATGCCACCAAAATACTCCTTTTAGGAAGCGGCGAGCTTGGAAAAGAGTTCACCATAGAAGCGTTAAGGCTCGGAATAGAAGTCATAGCAGTTGATTCATATCCCAACGCTCCCGCACAGCAGGTTGCACAGCGCTCCTACGTAATAGACATGAAAGATGGCAGACAGATTAAAAACATCGTTTATAGAGAAAAGCCCGACTTCATAGTACCGGAAATTGAAGCAATAGACACAGACACTTTGTTAGAACTTGAAAAAAAAGGCTTCAACGTCGTTCCTTCTGCAAAGGCAACAAAATACACGATGGACAGAATCAGCATCAGAAGGTTAGCGGCAGAAGAGTTAGGGCTTAAAACCTCCGCTTACAGGTTCGCATCAGACATAGAAACTTACAGAAAAGCCGTCAAAGAGATAGGACTTCCAGTCGTCGTAAAGCCTGTAATGAGTTCTTCCGGTAAAGGTCAAAGCATCGTCCGCAACGAAGATGAAATAGACAGAGCATTCCACTACGCCCAGGAAAACGCAAGGGGAAAGGGAAGCGAGGTAATCATTGAAGAGTTCATAAATTTTGACTTTGAGATAACCCTTTTAACCGTCAGAACGAAAAATCAGGGAACGCTCTTCTGCGAGCCGATAGGTCACGTTCAGGTTGACGGAGACTACCACGAAAGCTGGCAGCCCCAACCGATGAGCGAAACAGCCCTTAAAAAAGCACAGGAAATGGCAAAAGCAGTAACGGACGCTTTAGGCGGATACGGAATTTTCGGTTGCGAATTCTTCGTAAAAGGCGATACCGTATGGTTCAGCGAAGTCTCACCAAGACCTCATGACACCGGAATGGTAACGATGGCAAGCCAGAACATGAGCGAATTTGAACTTCATTTAAGGGCAATTTTAGGACTGCCGATAAAGATAAAGATGCTTTCGCCGGGCGCTTCTTACTGCTTCCACGCAAAAACGCACAACGTAGCACCGGCTTACGAAGGGCTTGCAGAGGCGCTTGGTGAGGAGGATGTGTGGGTGAGGATTTTTGGTAAACCCACAACAAGACCTAAAAGGAGAATGGGTGTAGCCGTAGCAAGAGCCGAAACGGTAGAGGAAGCAAGAAGAAAGGCAAAAAGAGCAGCAATGGCAATGAAAGTTATAGAAAATGAACTCTAA
- the rpmI gene encoding 50S ribosomal protein L35, which yields MPKIKTRRSAAKRVKVTAKGKIKHWSPGKSHILTKKSRKRKRALRKAKYLEGAQAANYKQLVLYM from the coding sequence ATGCCCAAGATAAAGACAAGAAGGTCTGCTGCTAAAAGGGTAAAGGTAACGGCTAAAGGTAAGATTAAGCACTGGTCTCCTGGTAAGAGCCACATCTTGACCAAAAAGAGCAGAAAGAGAAAGAGAGCGCTCAGAAAGGCCAAGTACCTTGAAGGAGCTCAGGCCGCTAACTACAAACAGTTAGTTCTTTACATGTAA
- the infC gene encoding translation initiation factor IF-3 has translation MSKKVEQTRVNERIRAREVLVIDEDGTKLGVMPTLKALQIAREKGLDLVEVSPNANPPVCRIMDYGKYKYQQQKKMHEAKKKQKTIEVKTIKVRPRTDEHDMQVRIKQARKFLEKGNKVKAVVMFRGREQAHLEIGESQLMKIYEAVQDIAEIEKKPKKEGRDMIMILAPKKK, from the coding sequence ATTAGTAAGAAGGTTGAACAAACGAGGGTAAACGAGAGGATAAGGGCGAGGGAAGTTTTAGTAATTGACGAGGACGGAACGAAGTTAGGAGTAATGCCCACGCTTAAGGCTCTTCAAATTGCACGGGAAAAAGGGCTTGATTTAGTGGAAGTTTCACCTAACGCCAATCCTCCCGTTTGCAGGATTATGGATTACGGCAAGTATAAGTATCAGCAGCAGAAAAAGATGCATGAAGCGAAAAAGAAACAAAAGACTATTGAGGTTAAAACTATAAAGGTGCGTCCGAGAACTGATGAACATGACATGCAGGTAAGAATAAAGCAGGCGAGGAAGTTCCTTGAAAAAGGCAACAAGGTAAAAGCTGTTGTTATGTTCAGAGGTAGAGAGCAGGCACACCTTGAGATTGGTGAATCGCAATTGATGAAAATTTATGAGGCTGTTCAGGATATAGCTGAAATTGAAAAGAAGCCCAAGAAAGAAGGGCGGGACATGATTATGATACTTGCACCGAAGAAAAAATAG
- a CDS encoding aminopeptidase produces MTIWDWQNEKIEKAVRNLFKQNLCAQKEEKILILSDTLKERIGEIFFNFGLNYVNNLKHVTYPPTGRHGLEPPEIVWTATFGREFTNELKSKELFEKVKNKEITENDEEEIKEILLETTSPNELPSAIVAVNQHSISHTIFRKLCTEFLSIRFASMPLFEPFMFNTAFQANWEKVEKLSRKIAELLTQAEEVEITCPNGTAITMSLKDREGLADTGRLCKPGDFGNLPAGEAFIAPVEGTAEGVFVTFYAPDRKLKEPVKITVEGGKVVKAEGEEEFSSYINQLIHREKNADNIAELGIGTNEKAVTRTNILEAEKILGTCHIAIGDNSAFGGKVKANVHIDMLIEEPTVILKVNKKKVTLMENGNLNV; encoded by the coding sequence ATGACCATCTGGGACTGGCAAAACGAAAAGATAGAAAAAGCCGTTAGAAACCTTTTCAAACAAAATCTCTGCGCGCAGAAAGAAGAAAAAATCCTCATACTCTCAGACACCCTCAAAGAAAGAATCGGCGAAATTTTCTTCAACTTCGGTTTAAATTACGTAAACAACCTCAAACACGTAACGTATCCGCCAACCGGCAGGCACGGGCTTGAACCGCCAGAAATCGTATGGACAGCCACTTTCGGCAGAGAATTCACAAACGAACTCAAATCAAAAGAGCTATTTGAAAAAGTAAAAAATAAAGAGATAACGGAAAACGACGAAGAAGAAATTAAAGAAATCCTTTTAGAAACAACATCACCTAACGAACTACCTTCAGCAATCGTAGCGGTAAATCAGCATTCAATAAGTCACACTATCTTCAGAAAGCTCTGCACGGAATTCTTATCTATAAGGTTTGCCAGCATGCCTCTGTTTGAACCATTCATGTTTAACACCGCCTTTCAAGCTAACTGGGAAAAGGTGGAAAAATTATCCAGGAAAATTGCAGAACTTTTAACTCAAGCAGAAGAAGTAGAAATAACCTGTCCCAACGGAACAGCAATTACAATGTCTTTAAAAGATAGAGAAGGATTAGCAGATACAGGAAGGCTCTGTAAACCCGGAGACTTCGGTAACTTACCGGCAGGAGAAGCGTTCATAGCACCGGTAGAAGGAACGGCAGAAGGCGTTTTTGTAACCTTTTACGCGCCAGACAGAAAACTTAAAGAACCGGTAAAAATCACCGTAGAGGGAGGAAAAGTAGTAAAAGCTGAAGGCGAAGAAGAGTTTTCATCCTACATAAACCAGCTAATCCATAGAGAGAAAAACGCCGACAACATCGCAGAGTTAGGAATAGGAACAAACGAAAAAGCCGTTACAAGAACGAACATTTTAGAAGCAGAAAAAATTTTAGGAACCTGCCACATAGCAATTGGAGACAACAGCGCTTTTGGTGGAAAGGTAAAAGCAAACGTTCATATAGACATGCTTATAGAGGAACCAACGGTAATACTTAAGGTAAATAAGAAAAAAGTTACTTTAATGGAAAACGGAAATTTAAATGTATAA
- the msrA gene encoding peptide-methionine (S)-S-oxide reductase MsrA, whose translation MNSKRTMEKATFAGGCFWCLEEAFYKLKGVIKVVPGYAGGDAENPIYEEVCTGKTGHVEAVQVTYDPEKVSYKELLITFWCSIDPTDTGGQFTDRGNQYKTVIFYHNEEQKRLAEKSKKILENSNLFSEPIATEIKPFKNFYPAEDYHHRFFKKDPFRYHHYKVNSGRAKYCEIVWEKKNGRKLLEENL comes from the coding sequence ATGAACTCTAAAAGAACGATGGAAAAGGCAACTTTTGCAGGTGGATGCTTCTGGTGTCTTGAAGAAGCGTTTTATAAGCTTAAAGGCGTAATAAAAGTCGTTCCCGGTTACGCCGGGGGCGACGCTGAAAATCCCATCTATGAAGAAGTCTGCACCGGTAAAACAGGACACGTTGAAGCAGTTCAAGTAACTTACGACCCAGAAAAAGTTTCCTACAAAGAACTGCTGATAACCTTCTGGTGCTCAATAGATCCAACAGACACAGGCGGTCAATTCACAGACAGAGGCAACCAATATAAAACGGTAATCTTTTACCACAACGAAGAACAGAAAAGATTAGCAGAAAAAAGCAAGAAAATCCTTGAAAACAGCAATTTATTCAGCGAACCAATAGCAACGGAAATAAAACCGTTTAAAAACTTCTATCCCGCTGAAGATTATCATCACCGCTTTTTCAAAAAAGACCCCTTTAGATACCACCACTACAAAGTAAACTCCGGCAGAGCAAAATACTGCGAAATAGTGTGGGAAAAGAAAAATGGAAGGAAGCTACTTGAAGAAAACCTTTAA